A part of Drosophila ananassae strain 14024-0371.13 chromosome 2R, ASM1763931v2, whole genome shotgun sequence genomic DNA contains:
- the LOC6493669 gene encoding uncharacterized protein LOC6493669 isoform X2: MTPEKSILAYVNHLIVSNFSYFWDEIDGYLYYLGGTLGTITLSSLAASVAYYFATRPVPEQPLVPLENQSPLLEGPEQIHVSKFYKESKNGKFVSYITENVRTLYQTFREGAYASNNGPCLGWRETLTSPYQWINYDEALLRAKNFGAGMLALGARPKQLIGIYSQNRPEWILYEQGCYSFSLVVVPLYDTLGPDACAFIIRQTEMSIVVVEDDGKAAMLLEKAPRSLKIIVAIKPIRQTTLERARSRGIQIFSFIDVEKLGAKGNHPEVPPTTEDLCTVCYTSGTTGNPKGVMLTHGNVVAGVCSVILQMGDHRIRAGDVMVSFLPLAHMFERCCENGMYYVGGCVGFYSGDIKELTNDLKMLKPTVMPAVPRLLNRVYDKIQNDISASGLKRGLFNMAMRAKEKEIARGVLRRNGCWDKLVFKKVHQAFGGNLRLMVVGSAPLAGNVLTFMRCALGCLVLEGYGQTECTGAITLTVQGDHVPNHVGPPVSCNAVKLVDVPEMEYFANQNTGEVCVRGSNVFHGYYKDPEKTAEAIDSEGWHHTGDVGMWLPNGTLRIIDRRKHIFKLSQGEYIVPEKIENIYTLSQYVNQVYVYGESLKSCIIAVVVPDVDVLKQWATENNVRGTLSVLCNNKNVKELIMNDMLNWGKQSGLKSFEQVKDVYLHPDPFSVQNGLLTPTFKAKRPQLKSYFKPQLEDMYKHLD; this comes from the exons atGACGCCGGAGAAATCAATTTTAGCCTATGTCAACCATTTGATAGTCAGCAATTTTTCATATTTCT GGGATGAGATTGATGGCTATCTGTATTATTTGGGCGGCACTTTGGGAACCATCACCCTCAGCAGCCTGGCAGCCAGCGTGGCCTACTACTTTGCAACTCGACCTGTGCCGGAACAACCATTAGTGCCTCTGGAAAACCAGTCCCCATTGCTAGAG GGTCCAGAACAAATACACGTCTCCAAGTTCTACAAGGAGTCCAAGAATGGAAAATTCGTATCCTACATCACAGAGAATGTCCGCACTTTGTACCAGACGTTCCGCGAAGGTGCCTATGCCTCCAATAATGGACCATGTCTTGGATGGCGCGAAACCCTAACATCTCCATATCAG TGGATCAACTATGACGAAGCCCTGCTGCGAGCCAAGAACTTTGGAGCCGGAATGCTGGCCCTCGGAGCTCGACCCAAACAGTTGATTGGCATCTACTCGCAAAACAGGCCAGAATGGATCCTCTACGAGCAGGGCTGCTACTCCTTCTCCTTGGTGGTGGTTCCATTGTACGACACCCTGGGTCCCGATGCCTGTGCCTTCATCATCCGTCAGACGGAGATGTCCATTGTGGTGGTAGAGGACGACGGCAAGGCGGCCATGTTGCTGGAAAAGGCGCCGCGCAGCCTGAAGATCATTGTGGCCATAAAGCCCATCCGCCAGACGACTCTGGAGCGGGCTAGGAGTCGGGGCATACAGATCTTCTCCTTCATCGATGTGGAGAAGCTGGGAGCCAAGGGCAATCACCCGGAGGTACCGCCCACGACGGAGGATCTATGCACGGTCTGCTATACGTCCGGAACGACGGGTAACCCCAAGGGCGTGATGCTCACCCACGGCAACGTAGTGGCCGGCGTCTGTTCTGTGATCCTTCAGATGGGTGACCATCGTATCCGGGCCGGTGATGTCATGGTTTCCTTCCTGCCCTTGGCCCACATGTTCGAGCGGTGCTGTGAAAACGGAATGTACTACGTGGGCGGTTGTGTCGGCTTCTATTCGGGGGACATCAAGGAGCTGACCAACGACCTGAAGATGCTGAAGCCCACGGTAATGCCGGCAGTGCCTCGTCTTCTGAATCGCGTATACGACAAGATCCAGAATGATATTTCCGCTTCCGGTCTGAAGCGGGGTCTCTTCAACATGGCTATGCGCGCCAAGGAGAAGGAGATCGCCCGCGGTGTCCTGAGGCGAAATGGATGCTGGGACAAGTTGGTCTTCAAAAAGGTGCATCAGGCCTTTGGCGGTAACCTTCGTCTCATGGTCGTCGGCTCGGCTCCTCTGGCTGGTAATGTTTTAACCTTCATGCGCTGTGCTTTGGGTTGCTTGGTCCTGGAAGGATACGGTCAGACGGAGTGCACCGGTGCCATAACCCTCACCGTTCAGGGTGATCATGTGCCCAATCATGTGGGGCCACCCGTGTCCTGTAATGCTGTGAAACTGGTGGATGTGCCAGAGATGGAGTACTTTGCCAATCAGAATACGGGCGAGGTGTGTGTGCGAGGATCAAATGTGTTCCATGG TTACTATAAGGATCCGGAGAAGACGGCGGAAGCCATAGACTCCGAGGGCTGGCATCATACTGGCGATGTGGGCATGTGGCTTCCAAATGGAACTCTACGGATCATAGATCGTCGCAAGCACATCTTCAAGCTCAGCCAGGGCGAGTATATAGTGCCCGAGAAAATCGAGAATATCTATACTCTCAGCCAATATGTTAATCAAGTATATGTCTATGGAGAGAGCTTAAAG agCTGCATTATCGCTGTTGTTGTACCTGATGTCGATGTACTGAAGCAATGGGCCACGGAAAACAATGTCCGCGGCACACTCTCCGTCCTGTGCAATAATAAGAATGTCAAGGAACTGATCATGAACGACATGCTGAACTGGGGTAAACAGAGCGGACTCAAGTCATTCGAACAG GTTAAAGATGTCTATCTGCATCCGGATCCTTTCTCGGTGCAAAATGGTTTACTTACGCCCACATTCAAAGCCAAGAGGCCGCAGTTGAAGAGCTACTTTAAGCCTCAGCTAGAGGATATGTATAAACACCTGGATTAA
- the LOC6493669 gene encoding uncharacterized protein LOC6493669 isoform X3 — protein sequence MSCCGQITSIRVPIELSNQSDVLKIIYDHRLDIHKRGPEQIHVSKFYKESKNGKFVSYITENVRTLYQTFREGAYASNNGPCLGWRETLTSPYQWINYDEALLRAKNFGAGMLALGARPKQLIGIYSQNRPEWILYEQGCYSFSLVVVPLYDTLGPDACAFIIRQTEMSIVVVEDDGKAAMLLEKAPRSLKIIVAIKPIRQTTLERARSRGIQIFSFIDVEKLGAKGNHPEVPPTTEDLCTVCYTSGTTGNPKGVMLTHGNVVAGVCSVILQMGDHRIRAGDVMVSFLPLAHMFERCCENGMYYVGGCVGFYSGDIKELTNDLKMLKPTVMPAVPRLLNRVYDKIQNDISASGLKRGLFNMAMRAKEKEIARGVLRRNGCWDKLVFKKVHQAFGGNLRLMVVGSAPLAGNVLTFMRCALGCLVLEGYGQTECTGAITLTVQGDHVPNHVGPPVSCNAVKLVDVPEMEYFANQNTGEVCVRGSNVFHGYYKDPEKTAEAIDSEGWHHTGDVGMWLPNGTLRIIDRRKHIFKLSQGEYIVPEKIENIYTLSQYVNQVYVYGESLKSCIIAVVVPDVDVLKQWATENNVRGTLSVLCNNKNVKELIMNDMLNWGKQSGLKSFEQVKDVYLHPDPFSVQNGLLTPTFKAKRPQLKSYFKPQLEDMYKHLD from the exons ATGTCTTGTTGCGGTCAAATAACCAGTATACGAGTACCCATCGAACTTAGCAATCAGAGCGATGTGCTCAAG ATCATATATGATCATCGATTAGATATCCACAAGAGG GGTCCAGAACAAATACACGTCTCCAAGTTCTACAAGGAGTCCAAGAATGGAAAATTCGTATCCTACATCACAGAGAATGTCCGCACTTTGTACCAGACGTTCCGCGAAGGTGCCTATGCCTCCAATAATGGACCATGTCTTGGATGGCGCGAAACCCTAACATCTCCATATCAG TGGATCAACTATGACGAAGCCCTGCTGCGAGCCAAGAACTTTGGAGCCGGAATGCTGGCCCTCGGAGCTCGACCCAAACAGTTGATTGGCATCTACTCGCAAAACAGGCCAGAATGGATCCTCTACGAGCAGGGCTGCTACTCCTTCTCCTTGGTGGTGGTTCCATTGTACGACACCCTGGGTCCCGATGCCTGTGCCTTCATCATCCGTCAGACGGAGATGTCCATTGTGGTGGTAGAGGACGACGGCAAGGCGGCCATGTTGCTGGAAAAGGCGCCGCGCAGCCTGAAGATCATTGTGGCCATAAAGCCCATCCGCCAGACGACTCTGGAGCGGGCTAGGAGTCGGGGCATACAGATCTTCTCCTTCATCGATGTGGAGAAGCTGGGAGCCAAGGGCAATCACCCGGAGGTACCGCCCACGACGGAGGATCTATGCACGGTCTGCTATACGTCCGGAACGACGGGTAACCCCAAGGGCGTGATGCTCACCCACGGCAACGTAGTGGCCGGCGTCTGTTCTGTGATCCTTCAGATGGGTGACCATCGTATCCGGGCCGGTGATGTCATGGTTTCCTTCCTGCCCTTGGCCCACATGTTCGAGCGGTGCTGTGAAAACGGAATGTACTACGTGGGCGGTTGTGTCGGCTTCTATTCGGGGGACATCAAGGAGCTGACCAACGACCTGAAGATGCTGAAGCCCACGGTAATGCCGGCAGTGCCTCGTCTTCTGAATCGCGTATACGACAAGATCCAGAATGATATTTCCGCTTCCGGTCTGAAGCGGGGTCTCTTCAACATGGCTATGCGCGCCAAGGAGAAGGAGATCGCCCGCGGTGTCCTGAGGCGAAATGGATGCTGGGACAAGTTGGTCTTCAAAAAGGTGCATCAGGCCTTTGGCGGTAACCTTCGTCTCATGGTCGTCGGCTCGGCTCCTCTGGCTGGTAATGTTTTAACCTTCATGCGCTGTGCTTTGGGTTGCTTGGTCCTGGAAGGATACGGTCAGACGGAGTGCACCGGTGCCATAACCCTCACCGTTCAGGGTGATCATGTGCCCAATCATGTGGGGCCACCCGTGTCCTGTAATGCTGTGAAACTGGTGGATGTGCCAGAGATGGAGTACTTTGCCAATCAGAATACGGGCGAGGTGTGTGTGCGAGGATCAAATGTGTTCCATGG TTACTATAAGGATCCGGAGAAGACGGCGGAAGCCATAGACTCCGAGGGCTGGCATCATACTGGCGATGTGGGCATGTGGCTTCCAAATGGAACTCTACGGATCATAGATCGTCGCAAGCACATCTTCAAGCTCAGCCAGGGCGAGTATATAGTGCCCGAGAAAATCGAGAATATCTATACTCTCAGCCAATATGTTAATCAAGTATATGTCTATGGAGAGAGCTTAAAG agCTGCATTATCGCTGTTGTTGTACCTGATGTCGATGTACTGAAGCAATGGGCCACGGAAAACAATGTCCGCGGCACACTCTCCGTCCTGTGCAATAATAAGAATGTCAAGGAACTGATCATGAACGACATGCTGAACTGGGGTAAACAGAGCGGACTCAAGTCATTCGAACAG GTTAAAGATGTCTATCTGCATCCGGATCCTTTCTCGGTGCAAAATGGTTTACTTACGCCCACATTCAAAGCCAAGAGGCCGCAGTTGAAGAGCTACTTTAAGCCTCAGCTAGAGGATATGTATAAACACCTGGATTAA
- the LOC6493669 gene encoding uncharacterized protein LOC6493669 isoform X4 — protein MSCCGQITSIRVPIELSNQSDVLKGPEQIHVSKFYKESKNGKFVSYITENVRTLYQTFREGAYASNNGPCLGWRETLTSPYQWINYDEALLRAKNFGAGMLALGARPKQLIGIYSQNRPEWILYEQGCYSFSLVVVPLYDTLGPDACAFIIRQTEMSIVVVEDDGKAAMLLEKAPRSLKIIVAIKPIRQTTLERARSRGIQIFSFIDVEKLGAKGNHPEVPPTTEDLCTVCYTSGTTGNPKGVMLTHGNVVAGVCSVILQMGDHRIRAGDVMVSFLPLAHMFERCCENGMYYVGGCVGFYSGDIKELTNDLKMLKPTVMPAVPRLLNRVYDKIQNDISASGLKRGLFNMAMRAKEKEIARGVLRRNGCWDKLVFKKVHQAFGGNLRLMVVGSAPLAGNVLTFMRCALGCLVLEGYGQTECTGAITLTVQGDHVPNHVGPPVSCNAVKLVDVPEMEYFANQNTGEVCVRGSNVFHGYYKDPEKTAEAIDSEGWHHTGDVGMWLPNGTLRIIDRRKHIFKLSQGEYIVPEKIENIYTLSQYVNQVYVYGESLKSCIIAVVVPDVDVLKQWATENNVRGTLSVLCNNKNVKELIMNDMLNWGKQSGLKSFEQVKDVYLHPDPFSVQNGLLTPTFKAKRPQLKSYFKPQLEDMYKHLD, from the exons ATGTCTTGTTGCGGTCAAATAACCAGTATACGAGTACCCATCGAACTTAGCAATCAGAGCGATGTGCTCAAG GGTCCAGAACAAATACACGTCTCCAAGTTCTACAAGGAGTCCAAGAATGGAAAATTCGTATCCTACATCACAGAGAATGTCCGCACTTTGTACCAGACGTTCCGCGAAGGTGCCTATGCCTCCAATAATGGACCATGTCTTGGATGGCGCGAAACCCTAACATCTCCATATCAG TGGATCAACTATGACGAAGCCCTGCTGCGAGCCAAGAACTTTGGAGCCGGAATGCTGGCCCTCGGAGCTCGACCCAAACAGTTGATTGGCATCTACTCGCAAAACAGGCCAGAATGGATCCTCTACGAGCAGGGCTGCTACTCCTTCTCCTTGGTGGTGGTTCCATTGTACGACACCCTGGGTCCCGATGCCTGTGCCTTCATCATCCGTCAGACGGAGATGTCCATTGTGGTGGTAGAGGACGACGGCAAGGCGGCCATGTTGCTGGAAAAGGCGCCGCGCAGCCTGAAGATCATTGTGGCCATAAAGCCCATCCGCCAGACGACTCTGGAGCGGGCTAGGAGTCGGGGCATACAGATCTTCTCCTTCATCGATGTGGAGAAGCTGGGAGCCAAGGGCAATCACCCGGAGGTACCGCCCACGACGGAGGATCTATGCACGGTCTGCTATACGTCCGGAACGACGGGTAACCCCAAGGGCGTGATGCTCACCCACGGCAACGTAGTGGCCGGCGTCTGTTCTGTGATCCTTCAGATGGGTGACCATCGTATCCGGGCCGGTGATGTCATGGTTTCCTTCCTGCCCTTGGCCCACATGTTCGAGCGGTGCTGTGAAAACGGAATGTACTACGTGGGCGGTTGTGTCGGCTTCTATTCGGGGGACATCAAGGAGCTGACCAACGACCTGAAGATGCTGAAGCCCACGGTAATGCCGGCAGTGCCTCGTCTTCTGAATCGCGTATACGACAAGATCCAGAATGATATTTCCGCTTCCGGTCTGAAGCGGGGTCTCTTCAACATGGCTATGCGCGCCAAGGAGAAGGAGATCGCCCGCGGTGTCCTGAGGCGAAATGGATGCTGGGACAAGTTGGTCTTCAAAAAGGTGCATCAGGCCTTTGGCGGTAACCTTCGTCTCATGGTCGTCGGCTCGGCTCCTCTGGCTGGTAATGTTTTAACCTTCATGCGCTGTGCTTTGGGTTGCTTGGTCCTGGAAGGATACGGTCAGACGGAGTGCACCGGTGCCATAACCCTCACCGTTCAGGGTGATCATGTGCCCAATCATGTGGGGCCACCCGTGTCCTGTAATGCTGTGAAACTGGTGGATGTGCCAGAGATGGAGTACTTTGCCAATCAGAATACGGGCGAGGTGTGTGTGCGAGGATCAAATGTGTTCCATGG TTACTATAAGGATCCGGAGAAGACGGCGGAAGCCATAGACTCCGAGGGCTGGCATCATACTGGCGATGTGGGCATGTGGCTTCCAAATGGAACTCTACGGATCATAGATCGTCGCAAGCACATCTTCAAGCTCAGCCAGGGCGAGTATATAGTGCCCGAGAAAATCGAGAATATCTATACTCTCAGCCAATATGTTAATCAAGTATATGTCTATGGAGAGAGCTTAAAG agCTGCATTATCGCTGTTGTTGTACCTGATGTCGATGTACTGAAGCAATGGGCCACGGAAAACAATGTCCGCGGCACACTCTCCGTCCTGTGCAATAATAAGAATGTCAAGGAACTGATCATGAACGACATGCTGAACTGGGGTAAACAGAGCGGACTCAAGTCATTCGAACAG GTTAAAGATGTCTATCTGCATCCGGATCCTTTCTCGGTGCAAAATGGTTTACTTACGCCCACATTCAAAGCCAAGAGGCCGCAGTTGAAGAGCTACTTTAAGCCTCAGCTAGAGGATATGTATAAACACCTGGATTAA
- the LOC6493669 gene encoding uncharacterized protein LOC6493669 isoform X1 yields the protein MSLITIQWNIQGYTNNYNNLLILIKKFSPHIITLQETHIQYTNNIPTPINYTLLTNIATNRFGGVAILVHKSIQYSIVNIPNDLEALAIHIKSKKNMLIKTTYIAPNRTFTNQILEDTLFNNQTPSLILGDFNGWHPAWGSPKANSRGKTIQQSIDNTQLILLNDKSPTHFSTHNTYTHIDLSLCSATLAPHAKWEILNDLHGSDHFPIVISLFPPNTINKFSKPFFISKKANWEQFQTLTHINNEIFPTSLNVNKEAAQLNKIILHSANISIPQTSTNTKPYTVPWWNKKLAQLKKEKKLAWKELNRNINLTNIINYRRLNAKYKFEIKKSKSEASNSFTSTIQPETPSSKIWSNIRRFCGLNPSKQIHAIHNPNNNTTTTDTLKIANSLSQHFSDLSSDLNFSDQFRNNKYKINSTNYTPTSTAKNIEGNITLLELIAALQTLKGSTPGLNRISYEMIRNSSLTTKNRITNLFNQIFDSHIPQAYKISLVIPILKPKTDKTNISSYRPISLNCCLAKTLDKIIAKRLWWYVTHNNFLNTNQFGFKKGKSTSDSLLYVDHLITKSKRHTSLVTLDFSRAFDRVGVHTIIDQLQEWKIGPRIINYVKNFMLKRKIIVKVGAHMSNSLPLSNGIPQGSPISVILFLIAYNKLSNIISLHREIKFNAYADDFFLIINFKNNKNLNFNLDNILHDINSWCSYSGASLSLAKCQHLHICQKHSCTSTISCSNTPIQQVTALKILGITINSKYKWDTHIKSLLPSLHQKTNIIKCLSNPKFNCNTQTLLHVAKATVIAKMEYGLFLYGQAPKSVLNKIKTQFNTAIRLALGAYRTTPIHNLLYEANILPLEQKRDLQTAKLIKNLIFSRDTPIHKLVKPNKPKKNPSIIERTINLGQTLNLPYEPVKLQKYQPPWDLPNLIDTTFRVHKKQTTPPDTYRKLYEHTKDSHKKHKFIFTDGSKMNSTVTYAITTETYIIKYGILPPHSSVLSAEIIAILVAIDNVKNTRGKFMICSDSLSAIDAIKNTNNNNFYANKIRSLLTKLAPKIKLLWIPGHVGIAGNELADQTAKSTWNMPLIYTPNINLTDINRHLKLEFTTRNKLNIEQCNQWYKNINKDNSNIDSYCRSFHPKSSRLDQIKITRLRLGHTKLTHEHYFNHNQTSPCPFCQGDNSILHLFNSCPSLLPIKLSIFKNTNPLNLLNELNPDNLEKILIFLKISNLYHKI from the coding sequence ATGTCACTAATTACAATTCAATGGAACATTCAAGGATACACTAATAACTATAATAATCTCCTTATCCTGATAAAAAAATTCTCTCCGCACATCATTACACTTCAAGAAACACACATACAATACACTAACAATATaccaactccaataaattacaCACTACTAACAAACATAGCCACCAATAGATTTGGCGGCGTAGCGATATTAGTACACAAGTCAATTCAATATTCTATAGTAAACATTCCAAACGACCTTGAAGCTCTAGCAATACacataaaatccaaaaaaaacatGCTCATAAAGACAACATACATTGCACCAAACAGAACCTTCACAAACCAAATCCTTGAAGACACTTTGTTCAATAACCAAACACCATCACTGATACTAGGAGACTTTAACGGATGGCACCCTGCCTGGGGTTCCCCAAAAGCTAATTCCCGAGGGAAAACAATACAACAATCCATTGACAACACACAGCTAATCTTACTAAATGACAAATCCCCCACACATTTCTCAACACacaacacatacacacatattgACCTTTCACTCTGCTCAGCAACACTAGCCCCACACGCCAAGTGGGAAATACTTAATGATCTCCACGGCAGCGACCATTTCCCGATAGTTATCTCTCTATTTCCTCCAAACACGATAAACAAATTCtcaaaaccattttttataTCAAAAAAAGCCAACTGGGAGCAATTCCAGACTCTTACACACATAAATAACGAAATATTCCCCACTTCATTAAACGTCAACAAAGAAGCCGCACAACTTAACAAAATTATATTACACAGCGCAAACATTTCCATCCCACAAACATCAACAAATACAAAGCCCTACACGGTTCCTTGGTGGAACAAAAAACTAGCAcagttaaaaaaagaaaaaaaattagcttGGAAAGAACTTAATCGCAACATCAACCttacaaatattataaattacaGACGCTTAAATGCCAAATACAAAttcgaaattaaaaaaagtaaaagcgAAGCTTCCAACTCCTTTACATCCACCATTCAACCAGAAACTCCTTCATCCAAAATATGGAGCAACATAAGGCGTTTCTGCGGGCTTAACCCAAGCAAACAAATTCATGCCATACATAATCCCAAtaacaacacaacaacaacagataCTCTCAAAATAGCCAACTCCCTCTCGCAACACTTCTCAGATCTCTCAAGCGACCTAAACTTCTCTGATCAATTCCGAAATAACAAATACAAAATCAACTCAACCAATTATACACCGACCTCAACAGCCAAAAATATCGAGGGAAACATAACTCTTCTTGAATTAATAGCAGCACTACAAACACTTAAAGGATCCACTCCAGGATTAAACAGAATTTCTTACGAAATGATACGCAATAGCTCCCTTACCACAAAAAACAGAATAACAAACCTCTTTAACCAAATTTTCGACAGCCACATACCTCAAGCCTACAAAATAAGCTTAGTCATACCCATACTTAAACCTAAAACCGACAAAACAAACATCTCTTCATACAGACCCATTTCCCTCAACTGCTGCCTAGCAAAAACATTAGACAAAATCATAGCGAAAAGACTATGGTGGTATGTAACCCACAACAATTTCTTAAATACAAACCAATTCGGCTTTAAAAAAGGCAAATCGACTTCGGATAGTCTCCTATACGTAGACCATCTCATAACGAAGTCAAAGAGACACACCTCCCTCGTCACTCTTGACTTTTCAAGAGCCTTTGATCGAGTAGGTGTGCACACTATAATTGACCAACTCCAGGAATGGAAAATAGGCCCTAGAATAATCAATTATGTCAAAAATTTCATGCTGAAACGTAAAATAATTGTTAAAGTCGGTGCGCATATGTCAAACTCACTCCCATTATCCAACGGTATCCCACAAGGATCACCTATATCGGTAATCCTATTTCTCATCGCATACAATAAACTCTCAAACATAATATCTTTACACagagaaattaaatttaacgCATACGCCGATGATTTTTTCCTCATTATaaacttcaaaaacaacaaaaaccttAATTTCAACCTAGACAACATATTACATGACATAAACAGCTGGTGCTCATACTCAGGGGCATCTTTATCCTTAGCTAAATGCCAACACCTCCATATTTGCCAAAAGCACAGTTGCACTAGCACCATAAGCTGCAGCAATACACCAATACAACAAGTAACAGCACTCAAAATCTTAGGGATAACCATAAACAGTAAATACAAATGGGACACACACATAAAATCACTACTTCCATCACTACACCAAAAAACGAATATTATAAAATGCCTCTCCAACCCCAAATTCAATTGCAACACACAAACACTACTCCACGTCGCGAAAGCAACAGTCATAGCAAAAATGGAATATGGACTGTTTCTATACGGACAGGCTCCAAAAAGCGtgctaaacaaaataaaaacacaatttAACACTGCAATCCGTCTAGCCCTTGGTGCCTACCGAACCACACCCATACATAACTTGCTATATGAAGCCAACATCCTCCCATTAGAGCAAAAACGGGACCTTCAAACAGCCAAACTCATAAAAAACCTTATATTCTCCAGAGATACACCAATACACAAACTTGTCAAAccaaataaaccaaaaaagaacCCATCAATCATAGAACGCACAATAAACCTTGGCCAAACCCTAAACCTACCCTACGAACCAGTTAAACTACAGAAATACCAGCCACCTTGGGATCTCCCAAACCTCATAGACACAACATTTAGagtacacaaaaaacaaaccacTCCACCAGACACATACAGGAAACTATACGAACATACCAAAGACAGccataaaaaacacaaattcaTATTTACGGACGGATCAAAAATGAACTCCACTGTAACATATGCTATCACAACAGAGacatatattattaaatatggaATCCTACCCCCACACTCATCAGTACTATCCGCAGAAATAATAGCCATATTAGTAGCGATAGACAATGTCAAAAACACTAGGGGAAAGTTTATGATCTGCTCTGACTCTCTCTCAGCAATTGACGCCATAAAAAACacgaacaacaacaatttttaCGCCAACAAAATCAGATCACTCCTTACAAAGCTAGCcccaaaaattaaactatTGTGGATCCCTGGTCATGTAGGTATAGCAGGCAACGAACTAGCCGACCAAACAGCAAAATCGACATGGAATATGCCCCTGATTTACACCCCAAACATCAATTTAACAGACATAAACAGACATTTAAAACTAGAATTCACAACAAGAAATAAACTAAACATAGAACAATGCAATCAATGGTACAAAAACATTAACaaagacaattcaaacatcgACAGTTATTGCAGATCCTTCCATCCCAAATCAAGCAGATTagatcaaattaaaataactcGCCTCAGACTAGGACACACTAAACTCACACACGAGCACTACTTTAACCATAACCAAACCTCACCTTGCCCCTTCTGCCAAGGCGACAATTCCATACTACACTTATTTAATTCATGCCCATCACTCCTCCCTATAAAACTAtccatctttaaaaatacaaacCCATTAAATCTCCTTAACGAACTCAACCCTGataatttagaaaaaatcttaatatttttaaaaatttcaaacctataccacaaaatttaa